In the genome of Streptomyces sp. Q6, the window AGCGCGCACAGCGCGACATCGCCGAGCACGGTCCCCGACACCATGCTCGTGGCCGCCGTCTCCGGATCGCTCTTGCGGCGCAGCAGTTCGACCTCCACCGCCACGAGCCGCTCCAGCGCGTCGGCGTACGCGCCGAGCAGTTCGAGGAGGTCGTGCTGGCGCAGCCACTCGCACGCGACCAGGACCTGGGTCAGCGTCTGCCAGGCCGGGTTGTCCGCGCCGATCCGCCACTGCCGCTGCGCGGCGAACGCCTCGGCCCGCCCTCTGGCCCGCTCCCACTCCTGGTCCTGCGCGGTCGACCCGCGCACCGGGAGGGCGTACTGCACCGCGCCGAGGAGCTCCCCGAACGTGGGCTCGGAGGTGTCGACACGGCGCAGGATCTGCCGGATCGCCGGGTGCGAGAGGCCGCCCACGTCGAGCAGCGCCCGGACGAACGCGACGCGGCGCACATGGCTCTCGTCGTACGCGGGAAGGTCGGGCAGCAAGTCCATGCGTACGTAGAAACGCAGCATCCGCTCGGGGATCCCGGCCCGCTCGCTCAGCTCGGAGAGGTCCTGCACGTCTCACGCACCTTCGGGCCAGTTCGGAATTACCGGGGACCTTAGGCAAGGCGGAAGCGGTTCGACAAGGCGCCCGGGGAAATGCGGGCGCCCACTGTTTCCAAGGAGGTAGACACCTCCGCCTCCCGGGAGATCCCGGGAGGCGGAGGTACGTTCCACAGGTGTGGCCGGGTTAATGCCGGCGGGCGGCCTGCGCGGTATCGCGCTTGAACGCCCACTCCATCTTCGGCTCCATCGCGAACCGGAACATCCGCTGCACCGGTGGTGTGCACAGCACGGTGATCACGCTCGCGGCGGCCAGCGTCACCACGATCTCGCCCCACGGCGTGTGCACCCAGTGCACCTCGTACCAGTCCCAGAAGCGGGAGCCCTTGGCGAGGAAGCCGTGCAGCAGGTACCCGTAGAGCGTCCCGGCGCCCAGCGCCGTGAACCAGAGCTTGCGCCCCGGCACCCACGCGAAGAAGCACGCGGCCAGGATCACCGAGCAGCCGAACATGGCGAGCGTCATCACGGCGCCGCTCCAGCCGGGTGCCGCCAGCTCCTGCGCGCTGTCGCGCCGGTAGAACCAGGCGGCGTTCATCCGCGGCGCCGCCCAGTACGCGAACAGCAGGGCGCCCGCGAAGACGGGCAGCGCGAGCAGCCGCGCCTCCTTGCGGCGCACCAGCTGGAAGTGCTCCGGCTTCAGGCACAGGCCGAGCACGAAGAACGGCAGGAACTGAAGCACACGCTGGAGGTCCAGGTCGTCGCCGATGTCGGGGGAGACCGACGCGAGCGCCGCGATGGCGAGGGCCAGCGGCAGCGGCCAGCGGACCACCTTCCACAGCGGGGTGCTCAGCCGCCACACGAACAGCGCGATCAGGAACCAGGTCAGGTACCAGGGGTCGAGCAGGCTGATCGGGTACGTGGGATCGTCCCCGGCCGTCCGCTTGAAGAACGTGTACGCCACCTCGAACAGGACGTACGGCACGGCCACCCCGGTGACCAGCCGCTTCAGCCGGTTCGGACTCGCGTCGAACGAGCGCGAGAAGTATCCGGAGATCACGATGAACGCCGGCATGTGGAACGAGTACACCGTGATGTACAGCGCGGACGCCGCCCGGCTGTCACCGCGCAGCGGCTCCCAGGCGTGCCCCATGGCGACCAGCACGATCGCCAGGTACTTCGCGTTGTCGAAGAACGCGTCCCGCGCCTTGCCGTGCTTGCGCGCGGCGGCCGGGGCCGTGGTCCGCGCCGCCCCCGGAGGGGCCTCCACGATCACGCGCTGCTCGGGCAGGGGC includes:
- a CDS encoding acyltransferase family protein is translated as MEAPPGAARTTAPAAARKHGKARDAFFDNAKYLAIVLVAMGHAWEPLRGDSRAASALYITVYSFHMPAFIVISGYFSRSFDASPNRLKRLVTGVAVPYVLFEVAYTFFKRTAGDDPTYPISLLDPWYLTWFLIALFVWRLSTPLWKVVRWPLPLALAIAALASVSPDIGDDLDLQRVLQFLPFFVLGLCLKPEHFQLVRRKEARLLALPVFAGALLFAYWAAPRMNAAWFYRRDSAQELAAPGWSGAVMTLAMFGCSVILAACFFAWVPGRKLWFTALGAGTLYGYLLHGFLAKGSRFWDWYEVHWVHTPWGEIVVTLAAASVITVLCTPPVQRMFRFAMEPKMEWAFKRDTAQAARRH
- a CDS encoding MerR family transcriptional regulator; the encoded protein is MQDLSELSERAGIPERMLRFYVRMDLLPDLPAYDESHVRRVAFVRALLDVGGLSHPAIRQILRRVDTSEPTFGELLGAVQYALPVRGSTAQDQEWERARGRAEAFAAQRQWRIGADNPAWQTLTQVLVACEWLRQHDLLELLGAYADALERLVAVEVELLRRKSDPETAATSMVSGTVLGDVALCALRRLLHEHFSRSADDAAAQFDAAAPFAESRFAESRDSVGPRDSVGPEHSVDSPETHHA